The following proteins are co-located in the Triticum aestivum cultivar Chinese Spring chromosome 1A, IWGSC CS RefSeq v2.1, whole genome shotgun sequence genome:
- the LOC123162635 gene encoding EID1-like F-box protein 3: MSEGTREMRRLRVGSAGGGGGSKANASGGIGIGIADEWSSGGRGIGARIRGVNVGILDEQVLALVFRALNWDPQALCSVARVSRRLRAVAERVLWRELCVSRAPRMVSTLTTGSSAASGRVGGGWPALAKLLLFCCGAAGAGVRGHFAPVSRFSKTSGRSFLSRRCGGDLLYVSDPCEHAAAGAAADEDVGAYRGVFRGFMRSRTRACLVGGRAPLEPRVRCPYCGARVWSVTAAGLAPRSACRRLGAHEGRLEYFVCVSGHLHGSCWLARLSSSDGGGEDTDSDDDGFTATADSDDGHMEL, from the coding sequence ATGAGCGAGGGAACGCGGGAGATGAGGCGGCTGCGCGTTGGCAgcgccggcggcgggggcggcagcaAGGCGAACGCGAGCGGcggcatcggcatcggcatcgCCGACGAGTGGAGCAGCGGGGGGCGCGGCATTGGGGCGCGGATCCGCGGGGTGAACGTGGGGATCCTGGACGAGCAGGTGCTGGCGCTGGTGTTCCGGGCGCTCAACTGGGACCCGCAGGCGCTGTGCTCCGTGGCGCGGGTCAGCCGCCGCCTGCGCGCCGTCGCGGAGCGCGTGCTGTGGCGGGAGCTCTGCGTCTCGCGCGCGCCGCGGATGGTGTCCACGCTCACCACGGGCTCCTCGGCCGCGTCGGGCCGCGTGGGCGGCGGGTGGCCGGCGCTGGCGAAGCTGCTGCTCTTCTGCTGCGGCGCGGCGGGGGCCGGCGTGCGGGGCCACTTCGCGCCCGTGTCGCGCTTCTCCAAGACGTCCGGCCGGAGCTTCCTGTCGCGCCGCTGCGGCGGGGACCTGCTGTACGTGTCGGACCCGTGCGAGCACGCGGCGGCCGGCGCCGCGGCCGACGAGGACGTGGGCGCCTACCGCGGCGTGTTCCGCGGCTTCATGCGCTCCCGCACGCGCGCCTGCCTGGTGGGCGGGCGCGCCCCGCTGGAGCCCCGCGTGCGCTGCCCCTACTGCGGCGCGCGCGTCTGGAGCGTCACAGCGGCCGGCCTCGCGCCCCGCAGCGCGTGCCGCCGGCTCGGCGCGCACGAGGGCCGCCTCGAGTACTTTGTCTGCGTCAGCGGCCACCTCCACGGCAGCTGCTGGCTCGCGCGCCTCTCCTCCAGCGACGGCGGTGGCGAGGACACCGACTCTGACGACGACGGGTTCACTGCCACGGCCGACAGCGACGACGGGCACATGGAGCTGTGA